A single genomic interval of Chryseobacterium paludis harbors:
- a CDS encoding heavy metal translocating P-type ATPase — MEKCCDTKPQEKKHDHFEGDGHDHGHSHDTSDKTTFQLFLPAVISFILLMIGVALDNYIKTEWFTGWVRIAWYSVAYIPVGLPVLREAYESIIKGDVFSEFFLMGIATVGAFVIAQYPEGVAVMLFYAVGEVFQALAVTRAKSNIKSLLDQRPDEVTVLKDGQPQTVKAETVGIGEIIQLKSGEKLGLDGELLSETAAFNTAALTGESKPDTKSKGETVLAGMINLNTVSQIKVTTAYQDSKLSKILELVQNATAQKAPTELFIRKFAKVYTPIVVLLAIAITLLPYFFVADYQFRDWLYRALVFLVISCPCALVISIPLGYFGGIGAGSRNGILFKGSNFLDALANIQNVVMDKTGTMTEGVFKVQEVDFKSEFDKKEILKLVNVLESQSTHPVATAIHEYVGEIDHSLPLENVEEIAGHGLKATINGKELLVGNFKLMDKFNITYDINPDHIVYTLIAVGYDKKFVGYLTIADRIKDDAQQTINKLRALNIKTTMLSGDKTSVVKYVADTLGIQNAYGDLLPEDKVNKVKEIKAKNETVAFVGDGVNDAPVVALSDVGIAMGGLGSDATIETADVVIQDDMPSKIPMAIHIGKKTKQIVWQNIILAFVVKGIVLILGAGGLATMWEAVFADVGVSLIAILNAVRIQRMKF, encoded by the coding sequence ATGGAAAAATGCTGTGATACAAAACCTCAAGAAAAAAAGCACGATCACTTTGAAGGAGACGGCCATGATCATGGGCATTCTCACGATACGTCGGATAAAACGACGTTTCAATTATTCTTACCTGCGGTGATCTCTTTTATTCTTTTAATGATAGGGGTTGCTTTAGATAATTATATAAAAACAGAATGGTTTACCGGTTGGGTTCGTATCGCTTGGTATTCAGTGGCATATATTCCTGTAGGACTTCCCGTATTAAGAGAAGCTTATGAAAGCATTATAAAAGGTGATGTTTTTTCAGAATTCTTTTTAATGGGAATTGCGACAGTAGGGGCATTTGTTATTGCACAATATCCGGAAGGAGTAGCCGTAATGCTGTTTTATGCTGTAGGAGAGGTATTTCAGGCATTAGCTGTTACAAGAGCGAAAAGTAATATTAAATCACTATTAGATCAGCGTCCCGATGAGGTGACGGTTTTAAAAGATGGTCAGCCACAAACTGTAAAAGCTGAAACTGTAGGTATTGGTGAAATTATCCAGCTGAAGTCTGGAGAGAAATTAGGGTTGGACGGCGAATTACTTTCTGAAACAGCAGCGTTTAATACAGCAGCCCTTACAGGGGAAAGTAAACCTGATACAAAATCAAAAGGTGAAACAGTTCTGGCAGGGATGATTAACTTAAATACAGTAAGTCAGATTAAGGTGACTACTGCTTATCAGGACAGTAAATTGAGTAAAATTTTGGAACTCGTTCAAAATGCAACTGCCCAGAAAGCACCAACCGAATTATTCATCAGAAAATTTGCAAAAGTATATACCCCGATTGTGGTGCTTCTTGCCATAGCAATTACCTTATTGCCTTATTTTTTTGTAGCGGATTATCAGTTTAGAGACTGGTTATACAGAGCCTTAGTGTTCTTGGTGATTTCTTGTCCTTGTGCTTTGGTAATTTCTATTCCATTGGGATATTTTGGCGGGATTGGAGCCGGAAGCAGAAATGGGATCTTGTTTAAAGGAAGTAATTTCTTAGATGCTCTTGCTAATATTCAGAATGTGGTGATGGATAAGACCGGAACCATGACAGAGGGTGTTTTTAAAGTTCAGGAAGTAGATTTCAAATCTGAATTTGATAAAAAAGAAATATTAAAATTGGTCAATGTTTTAGAAAGCCAGAGTACCCACCCTGTAGCAACGGCTATCCATGAATATGTGGGTGAAATAGATCACTCGCTTCCTTTAGAAAATGTAGAAGAAATTGCTGGACATGGATTGAAAGCAACAATTAACGGAAAGGAATTGTTAGTTGGAAACTTCAAATTAATGGATAAGTTCAATATTACCTACGATATTAATCCTGATCATATTGTATATACCCTGATTGCGGTAGGTTATGATAAGAAATTTGTAGGATATCTTACCATTGCAGACCGTATTAAAGATGATGCTCAGCAGACGATCAACAAGCTAAGAGCATTAAACATAAAAACAACCATGCTGAGTGGTGATAAAACCTCAGTGGTAAAATATGTAGCAGATACTTTAGGAATTCAGAATGCTTATGGGGATTTACTTCCGGAAGATAAAGTGAATAAAGTAAAGGAGATCAAGGCTAAAAATGAAACGGTTGCCTTTGTCGGAGATGGAGTGAATGATGCACCCGTTGTCGCTTTAAGTGATGTAGGAATTGCAATGGGTGGATTAGGAAGTGATGCAACAATTGAAACTGCTGATGTTGTGATACAGGATGATATGCCGAGTAAAATTCCGATGGCAATTCATATTGGAAAGAAAACAAAACAGATCGTTTGGCAGAATATCATCTTGGCATTTGTTGTTAAAGGAATTGTTTTAATTCTGGGAGCCGGAGGTTTGGCAACCATGTGGGAAGCTGTATTTGCGGATGTAGGAGTTTCTCTGATTGCGATCCTGAATGCCGTAAGAATACAAAGAATGAAATTTTGA
- a CDS encoding YHS domain-containing protein produces MKHKLILTALLSISLLSCAQEAPKVKHSKSMDTPKENLKNVKVVNAEDPVCHMKTADYLKFTATYKNKVYGFCSASCKNEFNKNPEKYVQK; encoded by the coding sequence ATGAAACATAAACTCATTTTGACAGCCCTGCTGTCTATATCACTGCTGTCCTGTGCCCAGGAAGCTCCTAAGGTTAAGCATAGTAAAAGCATGGATACTCCTAAAGAGAATCTTAAGAATGTAAAAGTTGTGAATGCCGAAGATCCTGTCTGTCATATGAAGACCGCTGATTATTTAAAGTTTACAGCAACCTATAAAAATAAGGTGTATGGTTTTTGCAGTGCTTCCTGTAAAAACGAGTTCAATAAAAATCCTGAAAAATATGTCCAGAAATAA
- a CDS encoding SCO family protein yields the protein MSRNKTTAKSAKSKIVIPIAIIALIFLGVGFGMSYFKKNLYTVMKVPDFELTDQNNKKITHKDMLGKVYLVEFFFSKCPTICPVMNSNMKAIEEQINSPEFGIISISIDPENDTPEALKQHADRLGVKSPDWHFLTGDRTYIGSLADKFNIYVGDKEDEGESLNHSGMIALVDQEGNIRCRYNKDNMPVLYYSGLNYKDPEGKETQLTGKYHPDREKLIEDIKKLLH from the coding sequence ATGTCCAGAAATAAAACAACAGCCAAAAGTGCGAAAAGCAAGATTGTAATTCCTATTGCCATCATTGCATTGATCTTCCTGGGTGTAGGTTTTGGAATGAGCTATTTTAAAAAGAATCTTTATACCGTAATGAAGGTTCCTGATTTTGAACTTACCGACCAGAATAATAAAAAGATCACCCATAAAGATATGCTCGGAAAAGTATATCTCGTGGAGTTTTTCTTTAGTAAATGTCCAACTATTTGTCCCGTGATGAATAGCAATATGAAGGCTATTGAAGAACAGATCAACAGTCCTGAATTTGGCATTATTTCTATTAGCATAGATCCGGAGAATGATACTCCGGAAGCTTTAAAACAACATGCTGATAGACTGGGAGTAAAATCTCCAGACTGGCACTTTTTAACGGGAGACAGAACCTATATTGGAAGTCTTGCCGATAAATTCAATATCTATGTAGGGGATAAAGAAGATGAAGGGGAAAGTCTTAACCACAGTGGGATGATTGCTCTTGTCGATCAGGAAGGAAATATCCGATGCCGGTATAACAAAGACAATATGCCTGTTCTTTACTACTCCGGACTAAACTACAAAGATCCTGAGGGAAAAGAAACGCAGCTTACAGGGAAATACCATCCTGACAGGGAAAAGCTGATTGAAGATATTAAAAAGTTATTACACTAA
- a CDS encoding superoxide dismutase: MKVMKIAALSAVFAAQFAFAQFKQTPLSYAYNALEGSIDAQTMEIHYTKHAAGYVSNLNKAIAGTPQEKETLFQILSKVSTLSPAIRNNAGGHFNHELFWTMLTPVKNTQPSAKLLKAITETFGSLDAFKEKIGKAGAERFGSGWAWLSVDKNGKLFVSSTPNQDNPLMDVVEEKGTPVLGIDVWEHAYYLKYQNKRADYLAAIWNVLNWKEVSTRYENAISKK; encoded by the coding sequence ATGAAGGTTATGAAAATAGCTGCATTAAGTGCAGTTTTCGCGGCGCAATTTGCTTTTGCTCAGTTTAAGCAAACACCACTATCTTACGCTTACAATGCATTAGAAGGGTCAATTGATGCACAGACAATGGAAATTCATTATACAAAACATGCTGCTGGTTATGTGAGTAATCTGAACAAGGCTATTGCCGGAACTCCGCAGGAGAAAGAAACTTTGTTTCAAATTCTTTCTAAGGTTTCGACACTGAGTCCTGCTATCAGAAATAATGCCGGCGGACATTTTAACCATGAGCTTTTCTGGACGATGTTAACGCCTGTGAAAAACACCCAGCCATCGGCTAAATTATTAAAAGCAATTACTGAGACTTTTGGCAGTCTTGATGCTTTTAAAGAGAAAATAGGTAAAGCAGGTGCTGAGCGTTTCGGCTCCGGATGGGCTTGGCTTTCTGTTGATAAAAATGGGAAACTATTCGTTTCTTCAACGCCTAACCAGGACAATCCTTTAATGGATGTTGTCGAGGAAAAAGGAACTCCTGTTTTAGGGATTGATGTTTGGGAACATGCTTATTACTTAAAATACCAGAATAAAAGAGCTGATTACCTGGCTGCTATCTGGAACGTGCTGAACTGGAAAGAAGTAAGTACGAGATATGAAAATGCGATAAGCAAGAAATAA
- a CDS encoding MbnP family protein codes for MKIYKFLSLFFIAFTLFAVSSCQSNDDDDHPQDTTPGNLQIKFENGFNNLGGIVLNQTTQTSSSGQKHQFSTLKYVVSNISLIDENGKEFKYNENNPDKGAFIIDQADAVAGIVYVNLTGVPKNNYKKVKFGLGISQNAYLLGMDGQAEFWNRAKAKGMSWSWAAGYVFVKLEGKYGSNAADKEFMNHTGNMGNVTANNTPDLYREITLDLPTTARVTNKIRPSIHILADLNQYLSGNTPLTLTTANDMMMGSSPHLVSVTNNLTKMFSVNHVHNDED; via the coding sequence ATGAAAATTTATAAATTTTTATCATTATTCTTTATTGCCTTTACCCTATTTGCAGTTTCTTCATGTCAAAGCAATGACGATGATGATCATCCACAGGATACAACACCAGGAAATCTTCAGATCAAATTTGAAAACGGTTTTAATAACCTGGGTGGAATTGTTCTCAATCAGACTACACAAACTTCTTCGAGTGGACAAAAACATCAGTTTTCAACTTTAAAATATGTTGTAAGCAATATCAGTTTAATAGATGAGAACGGAAAAGAATTTAAATACAATGAAAATAATCCCGATAAAGGAGCTTTTATCATTGACCAGGCGGATGCAGTGGCTGGAATTGTCTATGTAAATCTTACCGGGGTTCCGAAAAATAACTACAAAAAAGTGAAATTCGGATTGGGAATTAGTCAGAATGCTTATTTACTTGGAATGGATGGGCAGGCAGAATTCTGGAATAGAGCAAAGGCGAAAGGAATGTCATGGTCCTGGGCTGCAGGATATGTTTTTGTAAAACTGGAAGGTAAATATGGAAGTAATGCAGCGGATAAAGAATTTATGAATCACACCGGAAATATGGGGAATGTGACGGCTAATAATACACCGGATTTATACAGGGAAATTACTTTAGATCTTCCTACCACAGCAAGAGTTACCAATAAAATAAGACCGTCTATTCATATTCTTGCGGATCTTAATCAGTATTTAAGTGGAAATACACCACTTACATTAACTACTGCCAATGACATGATGATGGGATCAAGCCCACATTTGGTAAGCGTAACCAATAATCTAACGAAGATGTTTTCTGTAAATCATGTCCACAATGATGAAGATTAG
- a CDS encoding cytochrome-c peroxidase, with amino-acid sequence MMKIRGLLKVVLIGIGFFNIVSCSDEVIEPLEKDEAYALQFPAYFPEMSFDQAGNPVTRNGVELGRKLFYEGRLSRNNTISCGFCHIQENAFTHHGHNVSHGVDDRIGIRNAPPIQNMAFLKRYMWDGVIHNLNEQPIIPITDANEMDSSMPEVISKLNLDDKYKKLFKAAYGDENITGERILKALSQFMVTMISADSKYDRYKQGKETLTSAESQGMALFQQKCASCHSGELFTDESFRNTGMYYNTQFKDAGRYRVTLDQMDWMKFRVPGLRNVEYTAPYMHDGRFYTLDAVLNFYSENVEDNPNLDPQLKQNGHIGIAINSTEKQSIIAFLKTLSDKNFITNPKFSE; translated from the coding sequence ATGATGAAGATTAGGGGTTTATTAAAAGTGGTGTTAATAGGTATTGGCTTTTTTAATATCGTATCATGTTCAGATGAGGTGATTGAGCCTTTAGAAAAAGATGAAGCTTATGCTCTTCAGTTTCCTGCTTATTTTCCTGAAATGAGTTTCGATCAGGCTGGAAATCCTGTTACCAGAAATGGAGTGGAGCTGGGACGGAAATTATTCTATGAAGGGAGGCTTTCACGTAATAATACGATTTCATGTGGTTTTTGCCATATTCAGGAAAATGCTTTTACCCACCACGGGCATAATGTAAGCCATGGAGTGGATGACAGGATAGGAATACGAAATGCGCCGCCTATTCAAAATATGGCATTTTTAAAAAGATACATGTGGGACGGAGTGATCCATAACCTTAATGAGCAGCCAATTATTCCAATTACGGATGCTAATGAGATGGATAGCTCTATGCCGGAAGTAATTTCTAAATTAAATTTAGATGACAAGTACAAAAAGCTCTTTAAAGCAGCTTATGGTGATGAAAATATTACCGGGGAAAGGATTTTGAAAGCTTTATCTCAGTTTATGGTCACCATGATTTCTGCAGATTCAAAGTATGATCGCTATAAACAGGGAAAAGAAACGCTGACATCTGCTGAATCACAAGGAATGGCTTTATTTCAGCAGAAATGTGCTTCCTGTCACAGCGGAGAACTGTTTACAGATGAAAGTTTCCGGAATACCGGAATGTACTATAATACTCAGTTTAAAGATGCCGGCCGCTACCGCGTGACTTTAGATCAAATGGACTGGATGAAATTTCGGGTGCCTGGTCTGAGGAATGTAGAATATACAGCGCCGTATATGCATGATGGGCGGTTCTATACGTTGGATGCCGTTCTCAATTTTTATTCGGAAAATGTAGAGGATAATCCTAATCTTGATCCGCAGTTAAAACAAAACGGGCATATTGGAATTGCGATAAACAGTACAGAAAAACAATCCATCATTGCTTTCCTGAAAACATTATCTGACAAGAATTTTATAACCAACCCAAAATTTTCGGAATAA
- a CDS encoding transporter, producing MKNIIITLFSLLMFPIAQAKPVKDSLYIPENSFSSMVFLDDDCDACGCAAGNGSSGFESLLNPQFIGIKYFAQHYKAKENLFVKDLTQDQYFNTIQLWGKVPITKKLSVYGSLPFQFHEKKTMQGDIKINGLGDLNLMGIYQLISSKDSSHQLNGGLGVKVPLGKFDEKGITGVNPSFQLGTGSWDYQMVLNYKYQKNKVALIVNTDYTVKTENRKYYQFGNQWNYAATGFYQIHADKKVIFSGKVGLQGEVYDRNKQFDEALPDTAGSALYGKLGFELSYSKWSLGSEVMLPAYTNLAGGNIEAKSRFSVFINFGI from the coding sequence ATGAAAAACATAATTATAACACTATTTAGTCTGTTGATGTTTCCAATAGCTCAGGCTAAGCCAGTTAAAGACAGCCTTTATATTCCCGAAAATAGTTTTAGTTCAATGGTATTTTTGGATGATGATTGTGATGCCTGTGGTTGTGCTGCCGGTAATGGTTCATCAGGCTTTGAGTCTTTACTGAATCCACAGTTTATCGGGATAAAATATTTTGCTCAGCATTATAAAGCAAAAGAGAACCTTTTTGTAAAAGATCTGACGCAGGATCAGTATTTCAATACCATTCAGTTGTGGGGAAAAGTTCCCATTACAAAGAAATTAAGTGTTTATGGAAGTCTTCCTTTTCAATTCCATGAAAAAAAGACCATGCAGGGTGATATTAAAATCAATGGACTCGGTGATCTTAATCTTATGGGGATCTATCAGCTGATCAGTTCTAAAGATTCCTCACACCAGTTAAACGGTGGATTGGGAGTAAAAGTTCCGCTGGGGAAATTTGATGAAAAGGGTATTACGGGAGTTAATCCAAGTTTTCAGCTGGGAACAGGAAGCTGGGATTATCAGATGGTTCTGAATTATAAATATCAAAAAAATAAAGTAGCCCTGATTGTTAATACAGATTATACCGTTAAAACTGAAAACAGGAAATATTATCAGTTTGGTAACCAGTGGAATTATGCAGCAACAGGATTCTATCAGATCCATGCGGATAAAAAGGTGATCTTTTCAGGGAAAGTTGGGCTGCAGGGTGAAGTTTATGACCGGAATAAGCAGTTTGATGAAGCCTTACCGGATACTGCCGGAAGTGCATTATACGGAAAACTGGGTTTCGAACTTTCCTATAGCAAGTGGAGTCTGGGAAGTGAGGTGATGCTTCCCGCTTATAC